The following proteins are co-located in the Castor canadensis chromosome 5, mCasCan1.hap1v2, whole genome shotgun sequence genome:
- the Apcdd1l gene encoding protein APCDD1-like, translating into MPAAMLPFAFILVLLGAGTVEAAGAAEGSHLRWEPSCQQPVPDSKSIMAVLPPRLDGPWISTSCEVRPGPEFLTRSYTFYPNRLFRAYQFYYGDPSCRQPAHSLVIKGKVRLRGASWITRGATEADYHLHKVGIVFHSRHALLDVTRRLNQTQASQDCVGRLPPVWAWLPGALYELLSIRTQGDCIAALGFSMHELSLVRVQRRLQAQPLATPQLVEELYLGDIHTDWAERQHYRPTGYQHPLQSALHHARPCPACGLVARADEHHPPVLPPARALPLRLGGRWVSAGCEARPAVLFLTRLFAFHGHGRSWEGYYRHFSDPACRQPTFTVFAAGRYSRGAPSARVRGATELVFEVTRAHVTPMDQVTTAMLNSSAPGSCGGPGAWSLGTERDVTVTNGCLPLGIRLPHVEYELFKMERDPRGQSLLFIGQRPTDGSSPDTPERRPTSYQAPLVLCRAQARDAPRPPPHRAPLQKAPGGGGPCPPVAPLPVLLLVQGLAFSTGYDLRLPLGDAP; encoded by the exons CTGGCACCGTAGAGGCAGCTGGGGCTGCTGAGGGCAGCCACCTGCGCTGGGAGCCCAGCTGTCAGCAGCCTGTGCCTGACAGCAAGTCCATCATGGCAGTCCTGCCCCCCCGCCTCGATGGGCCCTGGATCTCCACCAG cTGCGAGGTGCGCCCGGGACCAGAGTTCCTCACCCGCTCCTACACCTTCTATCCCAACCGCCTCTTCCGAGCGTATCAGTTCTACTATGGCGACCCCTCCTGCCGGCAGCCTGCCCACTCACTGGTGATCAAAGGCAAAGTCCGCCTGCGTGGGGCCTCCTGGATCACCCGGGGCGCCACTGAGGCTGACTACCACCTACACAAGGTGGGCATCGTGTTCCATAGTCGCCATGCCCTGCTTGATGTCACCAGGCGCCTCAACCAGACTCAAGCCAGCCAGGATTGTGTGGGGCGGTTACCTCCAGTCTGGGCCTGGCTGCCTGGGGCGCTGTATGAGCTGTTGAGTATCCGAACCCAGGGGGACTGCATAGCAGCGCTGGGCTTCAGCATGCATGAGCTCAGCCTGGTGCGCGTGCAGCGTCGCCTGCAGGCACAGCCCCTGGCCACACCCCAGCTGGTTGAGGAGCTGTATCTGGGAGACATCCACACTGATTGGGCAGAGAGGCAGCACTACCGGCCCACCGGCTACCAGCACCCACTGCAGAGCGCCCTG CACCACGCCCGGCCCTGCCCGGCCTGTGGCCTGGTGGCGCGGGCCGATGAGCACCACCCGCCCGTGCTGCCCCCCGCGCGGGCGCTGCCGCTGCGCCTGGGCGGCCGCTGGGTGAGCGCGGGCTGCGAGGCACGCCCGGCCGTGCTCTTCCTCACGCGGCTCTTCGCCTTCCACGGCCACGGCCGCTCGTGGGAGGGCTACTACCGCCACTTCTCCGACCCCGCCTGCCGCCAGCCCACCTTCACCGTGTTCGCCGCCGGCCGCTACTCCAGGGGCGCCCCCTCCGCCAGGGTGCGCGGGGCTACCGAGCTGGTGTTCGAGGTCACGCGCGCCCACGTGACGCCCATGGACCAGGTCACCACGGCCATGCTCAACTCCTCTGCGCCGGGCAGCTGCGGTGGCCCCGGGGCCTGGTCCCTGGGCACTGAGCGGGATGTCACGGTCACCAATGGATGCCTGCCACTGGGCATCCGGCTGCCCCACGTGGAGTACGAGCTCTTCAAGATGGAGCGGGACCCCCGCGGACAGAGCCTGCTCTTCATCGGACAGAGGCCCACGGACGGCTCAAGCCCCGACACCCCAGAGAGGCGCCCCACCTCCTACCAGGCGCCCCTGGTGCTCTGCAGGGCGCAGGCCCGAGACGCCCCCAGGCCCCCACCGCACAGGGCCCCGCTGCAGAAGGCCCCTGGTGGTGGGGGACCCTGTCCTCCTGTCGCCCCTCTCCCTGTCCTGCTCCTAGTTCAAGGGCTGGCATTCTCCACTGGCTATGACCTCCGTCTTCCTCTTGGAGATGCTCCTTGA